From a single Nostoc edaphicum CCNP1411 genomic region:
- the ilvA gene encoding threonine ammonia-lyase, biosynthetic produces the protein MFCDYLIQILTARVYDVAQETPLEYAPNLSARLNNQLLLKREDMQSVFSFKLRGAYNKMVQLPPDILAQGVIAASAGNHAQGVALAANRLGTKAIIVMPVTTPQVKVDAVRMRGGAVVLHGNTYDDAYSYARELEVEKGLTFIHPFDDPHVIAGQGTIGMEILRQYQQPIHAIFVAIGGGGLISGIGAYVKRLRPEIKIIGVEPVDADAMSQSLKAGHRVRLSQVGLFADGVAVREVGEETFRLCQQYVDEIILVDTDDTCAAIKDVFEDTRSILEPAGALAIAAAKAYAEREQIEGQTLIAVACGANMNFDRLRFVAERAELGERREAIFAVTIPEERGSIRQFCECIGNRNLTEFNYRIADEKTAHIFVGVQIQNRADAAKMVENFEAQGFKTLDLTDDELTKLHLRHMVGGHSPLAHNELLYRFEFPERPGALMKFVTSMSPDWNISLFHYRNNGADYGRIVVGIQVPPHEMEEWQAFLDHLGYRYWDENKNPAYKLFLG, from the coding sequence ATGTTTTGCGACTACCTGATCCAAATTCTAACTGCCCGTGTATACGATGTTGCCCAAGAAACACCACTGGAGTATGCTCCAAATCTATCTGCGCGGCTGAATAATCAACTCCTGCTGAAACGTGAGGATATGCAGTCAGTATTTTCCTTTAAACTCCGGGGTGCTTATAACAAAATGGTGCAACTGCCACCAGATATATTGGCACAGGGTGTAATTGCAGCATCAGCGGGAAACCATGCTCAGGGAGTCGCCCTTGCAGCCAATCGCTTGGGAACCAAAGCAATTATCGTCATGCCAGTAACCACACCCCAAGTCAAGGTAGACGCTGTTAGAATGAGGGGCGGAGCAGTAGTGTTACATGGAAACACTTACGACGATGCTTATAGCTATGCCCGTGAATTAGAAGTAGAAAAAGGACTGACTTTTATTCATCCCTTTGATGATCCCCATGTTATTGCTGGACAGGGAACAATTGGGATGGAAATTTTGAGGCAATATCAGCAACCTATCCATGCAATTTTTGTCGCAATTGGCGGGGGTGGATTAATTTCTGGGATTGGGGCTTATGTAAAACGGTTGCGTCCCGAAATCAAAATTATTGGCGTTGAACCAGTAGATGCTGATGCGATGTCTCAATCACTCAAAGCCGGACATCGGGTGCGCTTGTCCCAAGTGGGGTTATTTGCTGATGGCGTAGCGGTGCGGGAAGTAGGTGAAGAAACCTTCCGTTTATGTCAGCAGTATGTAGATGAAATTATTCTGGTGGATACAGACGATACTTGTGCTGCGATTAAAGACGTGTTTGAGGATACGCGATCCATTTTAGAACCAGCGGGTGCATTAGCGATCGCAGCTGCCAAAGCCTACGCCGAACGAGAGCAAATTGAGGGACAAACTTTAATTGCTGTGGCCTGCGGTGCAAACATGAACTTTGATCGCCTCCGCTTTGTGGCAGAACGTGCAGAGTTGGGTGAACGTCGCGAAGCGATCTTTGCAGTCACTATTCCTGAAGAAAGGGGAAGTATTCGCCAGTTTTGTGAATGTATTGGCAACCGGAATCTGACCGAGTTTAATTATCGCATTGCTGATGAAAAAACAGCCCATATTTTTGTAGGTGTACAAATTCAAAATCGTGCTGATGCTGCAAAGATGGTAGAAAACTTTGAAGCTCAAGGATTTAAAACCCTTGATTTAACAGACGACGAACTAACTAAATTACATCTGCGGCACATGGTGGGTGGGCATTCTCCCCTGGCTCACAATGAATTGCTCTACCGTTTTGAGTTTCCCGAACGTCCCGGCGCATTGATGAAGTTTGTTACTTCCATGAGTCCCGACTGGAATATTAGTCTTTTTCACTACCGCAACAACGGCGCAGACTACGGACGAATCGTTGTTGGTATCCAGGTTCCTCCCCATGAGATGGAAGAGTGGCAAGCTTTTCTCGATCACTTGGGCTATCGCTATTGGGATGAGAATAAGAATCCGGCATACAAGCTGTTTTTGGGATAG
- a CDS encoding RNA recognition motif domain-containing protein, which produces MSIYVGNLSYEVKEEDLRHVFAEYGTVKNVQLPIDRETGRVRGFGFVEMESDAEETAAIEALDNAEWMGRSLKVNKAKPKTDGGSSGGRRGNYGGGGSARY; this is translated from the coding sequence ATGTCAATTTACGTCGGTAATCTATCTTATGAGGTTAAAGAAGAAGACCTCCGGCACGTCTTTGCAGAATACGGAACTGTCAAAAATGTTCAATTGCCTATCGACCGAGAAACAGGTCGCGTCAGAGGTTTCGGTTTTGTAGAAATGGAATCAGACGCCGAAGAAACAGCAGCAATTGAAGCCCTTGATAATGCCGAGTGGATGGGTCGGAGCTTAAAAGTTAATAAAGCGAAGCCCAAAACAGATGGAGGTTCCTCTGGTGGTAGAAGAGGAAATTATGGTGGCGGTGGCTCTGCCCGCTATTAA
- a CDS encoding response regulator: MYSNNKFPTNYPSLQGLRVLLVDDNVDFFCSLMTQLLQLYGVEVQTAFSVQQALEIFGQWQPDVLVSDIALPKEDCYTLIQQVRTKAGERGEVVLAISVTGYAHEKMFQRALCAGFDLWFTKPLDFDEFFAVLNCLAICQQSSYAIAQRILGDVPSTARRN, encoded by the coding sequence ATGTATTCAAATAATAAATTTCCTACTAATTATCCATCCCTCCAAGGGCTGCGAGTACTGCTTGTAGATGATAATGTCGATTTCTTCTGCTCTTTGATGACGCAGCTGTTGCAACTGTATGGTGTAGAGGTGCAAACGGCATTTTCAGTTCAGCAAGCTCTGGAAATATTTGGGCAATGGCAACCTGATGTCCTCGTGAGTGACATTGCCTTACCAAAGGAAGATTGCTATACCCTGATTCAACAAGTGAGAACCAAAGCAGGAGAGCGAGGGGAAGTGGTGCTAGCCATTTCTGTGACAGGCTATGCCCATGAAAAGATGTTTCAACGTGCTTTGTGTGCTGGGTTTGACCTCTGGTTCACCAAACCCCTGGATTTTGATGAGTTCTTTGCTGTCCTTAACTGTTTAGCGATTTGCCAACAGTCCTCATATGCGATCGCTCAACGGATTTTGGGTGATGTTCCTAGTACCGCAAGGCGGAATTAA
- the fghA gene encoding S-formylglutathione hydrolase codes for MASLNLISEYKSFGGKLGFYSHHSSTCNGEMRFAVYQPPQATQKPVPILYFLSGLTCTEENFMAKAGGVQRFAAEYGLILVAPDTSPRNTGITGEDDDWDFGTGAGFYVDATEEPWRQHYQMYSYVVQELPALITANFPAQPEKQGIFGHSMGGHGALVCAMRNPELYKSVSAFAPITAPMRCPWGQKAFSGYLGNNQESWRAYDASELVKKVGYHSPILIDQGIADKFLAEQLLPEVFEQACADINQPLNLRYQEGYDHSYYFIASFIEDHIRHHAIALLK; via the coding sequence ATGGCTAGCCTCAACCTCATTTCAGAATATAAAAGCTTTGGTGGCAAACTCGGTTTCTACAGTCATCACTCCTCCACCTGTAACGGTGAAATGCGCTTTGCTGTCTATCAACCACCACAAGCAACTCAAAAACCTGTGCCGATTCTCTATTTCCTCTCTGGATTAACTTGCACAGAAGAGAATTTTATGGCTAAGGCTGGGGGAGTGCAGCGGTTTGCAGCTGAGTACGGTTTGATATTGGTTGCACCAGATACTAGCCCGCGTAATACTGGCATTACAGGTGAGGATGATGACTGGGACTTTGGCACGGGTGCGGGCTTTTATGTTGATGCTACAGAGGAACCGTGGCGTCAACACTACCAAATGTATAGTTATGTAGTCCAAGAGTTACCTGCTTTAATTACGGCAAACTTCCCCGCCCAACCTGAGAAACAAGGTATTTTCGGTCATTCGATGGGGGGACACGGGGCGCTTGTCTGTGCGATGAGAAATCCAGAACTCTACAAATCAGTATCAGCTTTTGCACCTATTACTGCACCTATGCGTTGTCCTTGGGGTCAAAAGGCTTTCAGTGGTTATCTTGGCAACAATCAAGAAAGTTGGCGTGCTTATGATGCTAGTGAGTTAGTTAAAAAAGTAGGATATCACAGTCCAATTCTTATTGACCAAGGCATTGCTGATAAGTTTTTAGCTGAACAATTACTGCCAGAAGTGTTTGAGCAAGCTTGTGCAGATATTAACCAGCCGCTAAACTTGCGTTACCAAGAAGGCTATGACCACAGTTATTATTTCATCGCCAGTTTTATTGAAGATCATATCCGTCACCATGCGATCGCTTTATTAAAGTAG
- a CDS encoding class I SAM-dependent methyltransferase: MSVNRKLQSTEEESLRPQEIFNEQWKIYQKLLNENFMKHRDIYNILHNFLVNYFPQPFNMLDFGCGDASFTAQALLNTNIATYKGIDLSTQALEIAKKNMEIIPCNLTFIQGDFSQLDSELINLHIQQDKFDVILISFALHHFQLEQKEDFIGQLKHLLKSGGVFILIDVFRREEEDRETFLTRYRDNLAKYCSTLTAQDYSMIENHISSCDFPETQQTLYEISQKQGFNRFECLYRDDNFDASRLLCIYK; encoded by the coding sequence ATGTCAGTGAACAGGAAACTCCAAAGTACTGAAGAGGAATCCTTGCGCCCTCAAGAGATATTCAATGAGCAATGGAAAATTTATCAGAAGTTGCTCAACGAAAATTTTATGAAACATCGTGATATTTATAATATACTGCACAACTTCCTAGTTAATTACTTTCCACAACCCTTTAATATGCTTGATTTTGGGTGTGGTGATGCCAGCTTCACTGCTCAAGCTTTATTAAATACTAACATTGCTACCTATAAAGGTATAGACCTTTCCACGCAAGCACTAGAAATTGCTAAAAAAAACATGGAGATAATTCCATGCAACTTAACTTTTATCCAAGGTGATTTTTCTCAATTAGATTCTGAATTGATTAACCTCCACATTCAGCAAGATAAATTTGATGTTATTCTCATCTCTTTTGCTCTCCATCACTTTCAACTTGAGCAAAAAGAAGATTTTATTGGTCAATTAAAACACCTTCTTAAATCTGGTGGTGTTTTTATTCTTATTGATGTTTTTCGTAGAGAAGAAGAAGACCGAGAAACATTCCTTACGCGATACCGAGATAATTTAGCGAAATATTGCTCCACACTCACGGCGCAAGACTATTCAATGATTGAAAACCATATTTCTTCATGTGATTTTCCAGAAACGCAACAAACTTTATATGAGATATCTCAAAAACAAGGTTTCAATAGGTTTGAATGCCTCTACCGCGACGATAACTTTGACGCGTCACGATTATTATGCATTTACAAATAA
- a CDS encoding IS4 family transposase, which yields MEQWITQELERTELGDTRRTKRLIKIVENLSAKPEASVLQASETWAQTKATYDFWDSPYIKPSMIRQGHIDATVERITQHRVVLAIQDTTELNYTSHKALSGTGYLDSSYAKGLKVHSVFTVSPQGIPLGIIEQDVWSRNEEELGKSEQRKQKPTKEKESQRWLDALKKTDSIIPESVQVVTIADREADFYDLFADARRPGSDFLIRATQNRCLVGSEQHLWSTLESVESVGTMTVEVKRSATQTPRTAILKIRHATITIAPPQNRPKTELLAPVTLQAILVTEVEPPPEIEPITWLLLTTLEITCLEDVQLYVRWYSYRWLIERYHYVLKSGCGIEKLQLETAHRIEMALATYSIVAWRLLWLTYLARFQPDASCELVLATHEWQVLYTTIHHQLYPHTTPPTLAQVVNWIARLGGFLGRKSDGSPGVKVLWRGLSRLHDLVEGWLLCQSFNN from the coding sequence ATGGAACAATGGATCACACAGGAACTAGAAAGAACCGAATTAGGTGACACCAGAAGAACCAAACGGTTAATCAAAATAGTCGAAAATTTAAGTGCGAAACCGGAAGCCAGTGTTTTGCAAGCAAGTGAAACATGGGCGCAAACGAAAGCCACCTATGACTTCTGGGATTCACCGTACATCAAACCATCCATGATTAGACAAGGACATATCGATGCGACAGTAGAGCGAATTACCCAACATAGAGTAGTCTTGGCAATACAAGATACCACAGAACTTAACTACACCAGCCACAAAGCTCTATCGGGAACAGGATATCTCGATAGTTCTTATGCCAAAGGGTTAAAAGTCCACTCAGTCTTCACTGTCTCCCCACAGGGAATACCATTGGGCATCATCGAGCAAGATGTGTGGTCAAGAAACGAAGAAGAACTAGGAAAATCTGAACAAAGGAAACAAAAACCGACAAAAGAAAAAGAAAGTCAAAGATGGCTTGATGCTTTGAAAAAAACTGACTCAATCATTCCCGAATCAGTACAAGTAGTGACGATTGCTGACCGAGAAGCCGATTTTTATGACTTATTTGCTGATGCTCGTCGTCCTGGGTCAGATTTTCTGATTCGAGCTACTCAAAATCGCTGTCTAGTTGGCAGTGAGCAGCATTTATGGTCAACTTTAGAGTCTGTTGAGTCGGTTGGCACAATGACAGTAGAGGTAAAACGCTCTGCGACTCAAACGCCAAGAACAGCCATCTTGAAGATTCGTCATGCCACAATTACCATTGCACCACCGCAGAATCGCCCCAAAACAGAACTTCTAGCACCGGTGACATTGCAGGCTATTTTAGTCACAGAAGTTGAGCCACCACCAGAGATCGAGCCGATTACCTGGTTACTGCTGACTACCTTAGAGATTACCTGTCTGGAAGATGTTCAGCTGTATGTGCGATGGTATAGTTATCGCTGGTTGATTGAACGTTATCACTATGTTTTAAAAAGTGGCTGTGGCATTGAGAAGTTACAACTCGAAACTGCCCACAGAATCGAGATGGCTTTGGCTACCTACAGTATCGTTGCTTGGCGTTTGCTGTGGCTGACTTACTTAGCTCGTTTTCAGCCTGATGCTAGTTGTGAACTAGTTTTAGCCACTCATGAGTGGCAAGTCCTCTACACCACTATTCATCATCAACTTTATCCTCATACTACACCACCGACTCTGGCTCAAGTGGTCAATTGGATTGCTCGACTTGGTGGGTTTTTAGGTCGCAAAAGCGATGGCTCTCCAGGTGTAAAAGTTCTCTGGCGTGGATTAAGTCGATTACATGATCTGGTTGAGGGTTGGCTGCTTTGCCAGTCTTTCAATAATTAA
- a CDS encoding sensor histidine kinase: MFNRSRRNLASWFTLTMGSILIMFAAIVYYWEVIDKLEELDRLLYKKTSVMAANVKSELHNGQRQLDLEHVPLLGSMVQPLPDSQLVYASWYDEQKQLVQFFGTIPSDRLSISGGFDTIKTDSKVWLRQVTLPVYQNSLLIGYLQAAMPMTATENALAEFRMVLAISAPITLGVVALTGWWLGGLAMQPIRHNYDHLQRFTADASHELRSPLTAIISNAQYGFLSKTTDLEVQRQRFHKIFDVAKSMSTLVSNLLFLARYQGKLPTESLQVTDLNNLLVQIIDDYATQPDAQHLSLVSKLLNNSITVLGDADLLRQVVINLLNNSCKYTPAGGQVQLRLFTQSRWAVIQIIDNGIGIPEADLPYIFERFYRVDKKRSRQTGGFGLGLAIAQQIIQAHGGKISIKSVFQKGTTLEITLPLK, encoded by the coding sequence ATGTTTAATCGCAGCCGTCGCAACCTCGCAAGTTGGTTCACGCTAACAATGGGCAGTATTTTAATTATGTTTGCGGCGATAGTGTACTACTGGGAAGTCATAGATAAGTTGGAGGAACTAGATCGATTACTTTATAAAAAAACAAGTGTGATGGCAGCTAATGTCAAGTCGGAGCTGCATAATGGTCAGCGACAGCTAGACTTAGAACATGTACCATTGTTGGGAAGTATGGTACAACCATTGCCGGATAGTCAACTAGTGTATGCAAGTTGGTACGACGAGCAAAAGCAACTTGTACAATTTTTTGGTACGATTCCTAGCGATCGCCTTTCAATCTCAGGTGGGTTTGATACTATCAAGACTGATAGCAAAGTCTGGCTACGTCAGGTGACGCTACCTGTTTACCAAAATAGTTTATTAATTGGTTATTTACAGGCAGCAATGCCGATGACGGCTACTGAAAATGCTTTAGCTGAATTCCGTATGGTTTTGGCTATCTCAGCGCCGATTACTTTAGGTGTGGTTGCCCTGACGGGTTGGTGGTTGGGAGGACTAGCAATGCAACCAATTCGTCACAATTACGATCATCTGCAAAGGTTTACAGCTGATGCTTCCCACGAATTGCGATCGCCTCTGACAGCAATTATTAGCAATGCTCAGTACGGCTTTTTATCTAAAACTACTGATCTGGAGGTGCAACGTCAACGCTTCCACAAAATTTTTGATGTCGCTAAGTCAATGAGTACTTTAGTAAGTAATTTGCTATTTTTGGCACGTTATCAAGGTAAATTACCGACTGAATCTTTACAAGTCACTGACCTCAATAATTTACTTGTGCAGATAATAGATGATTATGCCACCCAACCAGATGCACAACATCTTAGTTTAGTTTCTAAACTGCTAAATAATAGTATAACTGTACTTGGTGATGCTGACTTGCTCCGTCAAGTAGTTATAAATTTACTTAATAATTCTTGCAAATATACTCCTGCTGGTGGACAAGTTCAATTACGATTATTTACCCAATCACGTTGGGCTGTAATCCAAATTATAGACAATGGTATTGGTATTCCTGAAGCTGATTTACCATATATTTTTGAGCGTTTCTATCGAGTGGATAAAAAGCGATCTCGTCAAACTGGAGGATTTGGTTTAGGACTAGCTATTGCCCAACAAATAATTCAAGCCCACGGTGGTAAAATTAGTATTAAGAGCGTATTCCAAAAAGGTACAACGTTAGAAATTACTTTGCCTTTAAAGTAA
- the rppA gene encoding two-component system response regulator RppA, whose product MRILLVEDDLEQLEPLQGILSEAGYIVDAAEDGEIAQWLISQKNYDLLIVDWMLPTISGLSLCRQYRLSGKNAPVLMLTAKDTTADKVMGLDAGADDYLVKPADLVELLARVRALGRRVPNWQGYSLRIADLQLHLAELSVERSQVKVELSPREGQLLEYLMRHPNQVLTRNQIEDALWECGMEPESNALTVLIRKLRQRLQLLGAGDWIRTVYGMGYRLNPQESN is encoded by the coding sequence ATGCGGATTTTACTAGTAGAAGACGATTTGGAACAATTAGAACCATTACAAGGTATTCTGTCCGAGGCAGGATATATTGTAGATGCTGCGGAAGATGGGGAAATTGCACAATGGCTGATTTCACAAAAAAATTACGATCTATTAATTGTGGATTGGATGTTACCAACAATTAGTGGGTTGTCTCTGTGTCGTCAGTATCGTCTCTCTGGTAAAAATGCACCAGTATTGATGTTAACTGCTAAAGACACTACAGCCGACAAAGTTATGGGTTTAGATGCAGGAGCAGATGATTATCTAGTTAAACCTGCTGATTTGGTGGAACTCTTAGCACGAGTCCGTGCTTTGGGACGAAGAGTCCCTAATTGGCAGGGGTATAGTTTACGTATAGCAGATTTACAATTGCATTTAGCTGAATTAAGTGTAGAACGGAGTCAGGTAAAAGTAGAATTATCTCCACGTGAAGGACAATTACTAGAATACCTGATGCGTCATCCCAATCAGGTTTTAACTCGTAACCAGATTGAAGATGCTTTGTGGGAGTGTGGTATGGAACCAGAAAGTAATGCTTTAACTGTGCTAATACGCAAGTTGCGCCAGCGCTTGCAGCTATTGGGTGCAGGAGACTGGATTAGGACAGTTTATGGTATGGGTTATCGCTTAAATCCACAAGAATCAAATTAG
- a CDS encoding phage holin family protein, protein MIGFIITWLVTAVSFLIIARLPFLGIEIDGFGKAAISAIVFGILNAVLLPILTFFTFPFIILTLGLFFFVLNAIIFGLSALIVPGFRLRYGFWSALLGSITLAIINSILLRLVASIT, encoded by the coding sequence ATGATAGGTTTCATCATTACTTGGTTAGTAACTGCTGTTAGCTTTTTAATTATTGCTAGGCTGCCATTTTTGGGGATAGAAATAGATGGTTTTGGTAAAGCAGCAATTTCTGCTATAGTGTTTGGCATTCTGAATGCTGTTTTGCTGCCGATTCTGACATTTTTTACCTTTCCATTTATTATCCTGACTTTAGGATTATTTTTCTTTGTCTTAAATGCCATCATCTTTGGATTGTCGGCTTTAATTGTTCCAGGTTTTAGATTACGTTATGGCTTTTGGAGCGCTTTGCTAGGTTCTATTACTTTAGCAATTATTAACTCAATTCTATTAAGACTTGTGGCTTCAATTACCTGA
- a CDS encoding ferric reductase-like transmembrane domain-containing protein has protein sequence MKSLLMQSPVAIAFGWIWAYIFITLLPLLILLIYPPLTGRGFWIDLSVALGFIALAMMALQFALTARINRIEASYGVDIILQFHRYISLVAFTFVLIHPLILFVVQPETLQLLNFFTAPWRARMAVLATLALIALVITSVWRQQLKIPYEPWRTLHGILAVLAVGLGLGHAIGVGNYLGLFWKAVLWTAIALTAIWLLIYVRLVKPWLMLKKPYLVEEVRPESGNVWTLALRPIGHKGFCFQPGQFAWITLEISPFRMREHPFSMSSNGDNTEKIEFSIKALGDFTNTIKDVPPGTKAFLDGPYGVFTTDRYEDTAGFVLIAGGIGITPMISMLITHAERGDERPYLLIYASKNWEDITFREELDELKKKLDLTIIHVLKELPEDWSGESGYVDKELLQRYIPKRRATRQYFICASPKMMDQVEIALHQLEVPPTNIHMEHFNLV, from the coding sequence ATGAAAAGTTTGTTAATGCAGAGTCCGGTTGCGATCGCATTTGGTTGGATTTGGGCGTATATATTCATCACCCTGTTACCTTTGCTAATTTTGCTCATTTATCCTCCACTCACAGGAAGAGGGTTTTGGATTGACTTGTCAGTTGCATTGGGTTTCATTGCTTTGGCGATGATGGCATTGCAATTTGCCCTCACCGCGCGGATTAATCGGATTGAAGCCTCCTACGGCGTTGATATCATTCTTCAGTTTCACCGCTACATCTCGTTAGTAGCGTTTACCTTTGTCCTGATTCATCCGTTGATTTTGTTCGTAGTGCAGCCAGAAACACTGCAATTATTGAACTTTTTTACAGCGCCGTGGCGAGCCAGAATGGCTGTTTTAGCAACCTTGGCGTTAATAGCGTTGGTTATTACTAGCGTCTGGCGACAACAACTGAAGATTCCTTACGAACCTTGGCGGACTCTTCATGGAATTTTGGCAGTTTTAGCGGTTGGCTTGGGTTTGGGACACGCTATCGGTGTGGGTAATTATTTAGGGTTATTTTGGAAAGCAGTATTATGGACTGCGATCGCACTCACTGCTATCTGGTTACTAATTTATGTGCGTCTGGTAAAACCTTGGTTAATGCTGAAAAAGCCTTATCTAGTAGAGGAAGTACGTCCCGAAAGCGGTAACGTTTGGACACTCGCACTTAGACCGATAGGACACAAAGGTTTTTGCTTCCAACCCGGTCAATTTGCTTGGATTACCCTCGAAATTTCTCCGTTTCGGATGCGAGAACATCCCTTTTCGATGTCTTCCAATGGCGACAACACAGAAAAGATTGAGTTCAGTATCAAAGCTTTAGGAGACTTTACCAATACTATTAAAGATGTCCCACCCGGAACCAAAGCTTTCTTGGATGGCCCTTATGGAGTGTTTACCACAGATCGCTACGAAGACACCGCCGGTTTTGTTCTCATTGCTGGAGGTATCGGCATTACTCCCATGATCAGCATGTTGATTACTCATGCTGAACGAGGAGATGAACGCCCTTATTTGTTAATCTACGCTAGCAAGAATTGGGAAGACATTACATTTCGTGAAGAACTGGATGAATTGAAGAAAAAATTAGACTTGACTATTATCCATGTTCTCAAAGAACTACCAGAAGATTGGTCAGGGGAGAGTGGTTATGTAGATAAGGAACTTTTACAACGTTACATACCTAAACGACGTGCAACACGGCAATACTTCATCTGTGCATCGCCAAAAATGATGGATCAAGTAGAAATAGCCTTGCATCAACTTGAAGTTCCACCGACGAACATTCACATGGAACACTTCAACCTTGTTTAA